Proteins from a genomic interval of Acomys russatus chromosome 19, mAcoRus1.1, whole genome shotgun sequence:
- the Ptcd1 gene encoding pentatricopeptide repeat-containing protein 1, mitochondrial: MDLIRLSRLFAGLHPIGLSVLHGSTRWIGRREGLAWLREAWPSWQASVALGSSFSYLPVGQKKMSTVCSDSSQPGTVTPQEDEEEESFGTLSDKYSSRRLFHKSTPQLYNLKVKEQADEEEELEPKVWQGRRNTPYWYFFQCKRLIKERKLAEALDLFERQMLKEERLQPLECNYTVLIGGCGRAGYLKKAFRLFNDMKKRDLDPSDATYTALFNVCAESPWKDSALQSALKLRQQLQAKNFQLNLKTYHALLKVAAKCADLRMCLDVFKEIIHKGHAVTEETFCFLLMGCIQDKKAGFRQAMQVWRQMLSLGIKPSIHGYNLLLGAARDCGLGDPEVASRLLLRPQEETVLLQPPAGRYQTGRKVQAKAGLSVSLGHVEALERQLLLEPSQKPAGPPAFPEAAVTSRTQSEVETKAEPGRIAVLTPLALRPPHLELEVNLLSLGTLPPTVVCFGTVATPADRLALMGGLEGFLGKLTEHGLQPDIKTLTLLAELVEPGSPTESSLLSILDRHEVEADVTFFNTLIRKKSKLGDLEGAKALLPILAKRGIVPNLRTFCNLAIGCHKPKDGMQLLSDMKKSQMAPNIHIYSTLINAALKKLDYTYLIDILKDMRQSRVPVNEVVIRQLEFAAEYPPTFDRYKGKNTYLEKIDGFRAYYKHWLKVMPAEEAHHPWQEFQTKSKRDQDTTGDARVCGDLRDM; the protein is encoded by the exons ATGGATCTCATAAGACTTTCCCGGCTCTTTGCTGGCCTCCACCCCATAGGACTGTCTGTCCTTCATGGATCCACCAGATGGATAGGACGCAGGGAGGGATTGGCGTGGCTGAGGGAGGCGTGGCCAAGTTGGCAGGCGTCAGTGGCCTTGGGCAGTTCTTTCTCCTACCTGCCCGTGGGCCAGAAGAAAATGAGCACCGTCTGCTCCGATTCCAGTCAGCCCGGCACTGTGACCcctcaggaagatgaggaagaagagagcttTGGGACCCTCTCTGACAAGTACTCTTCCCGGAGACTCTTCCACAAGTCAACACCCCAGCTGTACAACTTGAAGGTCAAGGAGCAAGCTGATGAGGAGGAAGAGTTGGAGCCCAAAGTGTGGCAGGGCAGGAGGAACACGCCATACTGGTACTTCTTTCAGTGCAAACGACTGATCAAGGAAAGGAAG CTGGCTGAGGCCCTGGATCTGTTTGAGAGGCAGATGCTGAAGGAAGAGCGCTTGCAGCCTCTGGAGTGCAACTACACGGTGCTGATCGGGGGCTGCGGGCGCGCGGGCTACCTGAAGAAGGCCTTCCGGCTCTTCAATGAT ATGAAGAAGAGAGACCTGGATCCCTCGGATGCCACATACACAGCTCTGTTCAACGTCTGTGCAGAGTCTCCCTGGAAGGACTCAGCCCTGCAGAGTGCGCTGAAGCTCCGACAGCAGCTCCAGGCCAAAAACTTCCAGCTCAACCTGAAAACATACCACGCCCTGCTGAAGGTGGCTGCCAAGTGTGCGGACCTCAGGATGTGCCTTGATGTCTTCAAG GAAATCATCCACAAGGGGCATGCAGTCACAGAGGAgaccttctgcttcctgctcatgGGCTGTATCCAGGACAAGAAGGCAGGGTTCCGGCAAGCCATGCAG GTGTGGCGGCAGATGCTGAGCCTGGGCATCAAACCAAGTATTCATGGCTACAACCTCCTGTTGGGGGCAGCTCGAGACTGTGGTCTGGGGGACCCAGAGGTTGCCTCCAGGCTGCTCCTGAGGCCCCAGGAAGAAACCGtcctcctccagcccccagcagGCAGGTATCAGACAGGAAGGAAAGTCCAGGCCAAGGCAGGCCTGAGTGTGTCACTTGGGCATGTGGAggcactggagaggcagctgcttctagaaccttctcagAAACCTGCGGGACCTCCAGCCTTCCCTGAGGCTGCAGTAACAAGCAGGACCCAATCTGAGGTAGAAACCAAGGCAGAACCTGGCCGCATAGCTGTCCTCACCCCACTGGCCCTGAGGCCTCCCCACTTGGAACTGGAAGTCAATCTCCTAAGTCTTGGGACTCTGCCCCCCACTGTAGTCTGCTTTGGGACAGTGGCCACCCCTGctgacaggctggccttgatgggGGGCCTGGAGGGCTTCTTGGGCAAGCTGACAGAGCATGGGCTCCAGCCAGACATCAAAACCCTGACTCTGCTGGCTGAGCTGGTGGAGCCTGGGAGCCCCACAGAGTCCTCGCTGCTGTCCATCCTGGACAGGCATGAGGTGGAGGCCGACGTGACCTTCTTCAACACGCTGATAAGGAAGAAGAGCAAACTGGGAGACCTGGAGGGAGCGAAG GCGCTGTTGCCGATCCTGGCAAAGAGGGGTATTGTCCCCAATCTGCGGACTTTCTGCAACCTGGCCATTGGGTGCCACAAGCCCAAGGATGGTATGCAGCTACTTTCAGACATGAAG AAATCCCAGATGGCCCCCAATATCCACATTTACAGCACCCTCATCAACGCGGCCCTCAAGAAGCTGGACTACACCTATCTCATCGATATCCTCAAGGACATGCGGCAGAGCAGAGTCCCAGTAAACGAGGTGGTCATCCGCCAGCTGGAGTTTGCTGCTGAGTACCCTCCCACCTTTGACCGG TACAAAGGGAAAAACACCTACTTGGAGAAGATCGATGGTTTTCGAGCTTATTATAAACACTGGCTAAAAGTGATGCCAGCAGAGGAAGCCCATCACCCCTGGCAGGAGTTCCAGACCAAGTCTAAGAGGGACCAAGACACCACTGGGGATGCTCGTGTCTGTGGAGACCTTAGGGACATGTGA